One genomic segment of Homo sapiens chromosome 14, GRCh38.p14 Primary Assembly includes these proteins:
- the ACOT4 gene encoding peroxisomal succinyl-coenzyme A thioesterase, with the protein MSATLILEPPGRCCWNEPVRIAVRGLAPEQRVTLRASLRDEKGALFRAHARYCADARGELDLERAPALGGSFAGLEPMGLLWALEPEKPFWRFLKRDVQIPFVVELEVLDGHDPEPGRLLCQAQHERHFLPPGVRRQSVRAGRVRATLFLPPGPGPFPGIIDIFGIGGGLLEYRASLLAGHGFATLALAYYNFEDLPNNMDNISLEYFEEAVCYMLQHPQVKGPGIGLLGISLGADICLSMASFLKNVSATVSINGSGISGNTAINYKHSSIPPLGYDLRRIKVAFSGLVDIVDIRNALVGGYKNPSMIPIEKAQGPILLIVGQDDHNWRSELYAQTVSERLQAHGKEKPQIICYPGTGHYIEPPYFPLCPASLHRLLNKHVIWGGEPRAHSKAQEDAWKQILAFFCKHLGGTQKTAVPKL; encoded by the exons ATGTCAGCAACGCTGATCCTGGAGCCCCCAGGCCGCTGCTGCTGGAACGAGCCGGTGCGCATTGCCGTGCGCGGCCTGGCCCCGGAGCAGCGGGTTACGCTGCGCGCGTCCCTGCGCGACGAGAAGGGCGCGCTCTTCCGGGCCCACGCGCGCTACTGCGCCGACGCCCGCGGCGAGCTGGACCTGGAGCGCGCACCCGCGCTGGGCGGCAGCTTCGCGGGACTCGAGCCCATGGGGCTGCTCTGGGCCCTGGAACCCGAGAAGCCTTTTTGGCGCTTCCTGAAGCGGGACGTACAGATTCCTTTTGTCGTGGAGTTGGAGGTGCTGGACGGCCACGACCCCGAGCCTGGACGGCTGCTGTGCCAGGCGCAGCACGAGCGCCACTTCCTCCCGCCAGGGGTGCGGCGCCAGTCGGTGCGAGCGGGCCGGGTGCGCGCCACGCTCTTCCTGCCGCCAG GACCTGGACCCTTCCCAGGGATCATTGACATCTTTGGTATTGGAGGGGGCCTCTTGGAATATCGAGCCAGCCTCCTTGCTGGCCATGGCTTTGCCACGTTGGCTCTAGCTTATTATAACTTTGAAGATCTCCCCAATAACATGGACAACATATCCCTGGAGTACTTCGAAGAAGCCGTATGCTACATGCTTCAACATCCCCAG gTAAAAGGCCCAGGCATTGGGCTTTTGGGCATTTCTCTAGGAGCTGATATTTGTCTCTCAATGGCCTCATTCTTGAAGAATGTCTCAGCCACAGTTTCCATCAATGGATCTGGGATCAGTGGGAACACAGCCATCAACTATAAGCACAGTAGCATTCCACCATTGGGCTATGACCTGAGGAGAATCAAGGTAGCTTTCTCAGGCCTCGTGGACATTGTGGATATAAGGAATGCTCTCGTAGGAGGGTACAAGAACCCCAGCATGATTCCAATAGAGAAGGCCCAGGGGCCCATCCTGCTCATTGTTGGTCAGGATGACCATAACTGGAGAAGTGAGTTGTATGCCCAAACAGTCTCTGAACGGTTACAGGcccatggaaaggaaaaaccccAGATCATCTGTTACCCTGGGACTGGGCATTACATCGAGCCTCCTTACTTCCCCCTGTGCCCAGCTTCCCTTCACAGATTACTGAACAAACATGTTATATGGGGTGGGGAGCCCAGGGCTCATTCTAAGGCCCAGGAAGATGCCTGGAAGCAAATTCTAGCCTTCTTCTGCAAACACCTGGGAGGTACCCAGAAAACAGCTGTCCCTAAATTGTAA